The following are from one region of the Streptomyces fradiae genome:
- the pepN gene encoding aminopeptidase N, with protein MPGTNLTREEAQQRAKLLSVDAYEVDLDLTGAQEGGTYRSVTTVRFDSAAENAETFIDLVAPAVHEVVLNGHALDVAAVFRDSRIALPHLKQGRNELKVVADCAYTNTGEGLHRFVDPVDGQAYLYTQFEVPDARRVFASFEQPDLKATFQFTVKAPEGWSVISNSPTPEPKDGVWEFAPTPRISSYITALIVGPYHAVHSSYEGADGQVVPLGIYCRPSLAEFLDAEHIFDVTRQGFTWFQEKFDYAYPFAKYDQLFVPEFNAGAMENAGAVTIRDQYVFRSKVTDAAYERRAETILHELAHMWFGDLVTMEWWNDLWLNESFATFTSVACQASVEGTRWPNAWTTFANAEKTWAYRQDQLPSTHPIMADINDLEDVLVNFDGITYAKGASVLKQLVAYVGQDEFFQGVQAYFKRHAFGNTRLADLLGALEETSGRDLKAWSKAWLETAGINILRPEIETDENGAITSFAVRQEAPALPAGAKGEAVLRPHRIAIGLYDLDAAGKLVRTERLELDIDAAELTPVPQLAGKQRPAVVLLNDDDLSYAKVRLDEVSLKNVTAHLGDFTESLPRALCWASAWDMTRDGELATRDYLDLVLSGITKETDIGVVQSLQGQVKVALDLYAAPEWRAEGLARWGTAAQQQLRAAAPGSDHQLAWARAFAATAREDVELGLLAALLDGGETIEGLAVDAELRWAFVQRLAAAGRFEEAEIAAELERDKTAAGERHAATARAARPTEAAKAEAWASVVESDTLANAVQEAVIGGFVQADQRELLAPYTEKYFSSIKHVSETRSHEMVQQIVVGLYPTLQVSQATLDATDAWIAANDPAPALRRLVTECRAGVERALKAQAADAAAA; from the coding sequence GTGCCTGGTACGAACCTGACCCGTGAAGAGGCTCAGCAGCGGGCGAAGCTGCTGTCCGTGGACGCGTACGAGGTCGACCTCGACCTCACGGGTGCGCAGGAGGGCGGCACCTACCGGTCCGTCACCACCGTCCGCTTCGATTCCGCCGCGGAGAACGCGGAGACCTTCATCGACCTCGTCGCGCCCGCCGTGCACGAGGTCGTGCTGAACGGGCACGCCCTCGACGTGGCCGCGGTCTTCCGGGACTCGCGGATCGCGCTGCCGCACCTGAAGCAGGGCCGCAACGAGCTGAAGGTCGTCGCCGACTGCGCGTACACCAACACGGGTGAGGGCCTGCACCGCTTCGTCGACCCGGTCGACGGGCAGGCGTATCTCTACACCCAGTTCGAGGTGCCGGACGCCCGCCGGGTCTTCGCCTCCTTCGAGCAGCCCGACCTGAAGGCCACCTTCCAGTTCACCGTGAAGGCGCCCGAGGGCTGGAGCGTGATCTCCAACTCGCCCACCCCGGAGCCGAAGGACGGCGTGTGGGAGTTCGCGCCGACCCCGCGCATCTCCTCGTACATCACCGCGCTGATCGTCGGCCCGTACCACGCGGTGCACTCGTCGTACGAGGGCGCCGACGGCCAGGTCGTGCCGCTCGGCATCTACTGCCGTCCGTCGCTCGCCGAGTTCCTGGACGCGGAGCACATCTTCGACGTGACCCGGCAGGGCTTCACCTGGTTCCAGGAGAAGTTCGACTACGCGTACCCGTTCGCCAAGTACGACCAGCTCTTCGTGCCGGAGTTCAACGCCGGCGCCATGGAGAACGCGGGCGCGGTCACCATCCGCGACCAGTACGTCTTCCGCTCCAAGGTGACGGACGCGGCCTACGAGCGGCGCGCCGAGACCATCCTCCACGAGCTGGCCCACATGTGGTTCGGCGACCTGGTCACCATGGAGTGGTGGAACGACCTGTGGCTGAACGAGTCGTTCGCCACCTTCACCTCGGTCGCCTGCCAGGCCTCCGTCGAGGGCACCCGCTGGCCGAACGCCTGGACCACCTTCGCCAACGCGGAGAAGACCTGGGCCTACCGTCAGGACCAGCTGCCGTCCACGCACCCGATCATGGCGGACATCAACGACCTGGAGGACGTGCTCGTCAACTTCGACGGCATCACCTACGCCAAGGGCGCCTCCGTCCTGAAGCAGCTGGTGGCGTACGTCGGGCAGGACGAGTTCTTCCAGGGCGTGCAGGCGTACTTCAAGCGCCACGCGTTCGGCAACACCCGCCTCGCCGACCTGCTCGGCGCCCTTGAGGAGACCTCCGGGCGTGACCTGAAGGCCTGGTCGAAGGCGTGGCTGGAGACCGCGGGCATCAACATCCTGCGTCCCGAGATCGAGACCGACGAGAACGGCGCGATCACCTCCTTCGCCGTCCGCCAGGAGGCCCCGGCGCTGCCCGCCGGCGCCAAGGGCGAGGCCGTGCTCCGTCCGCACCGGATCGCGATCGGCCTGTACGACCTCGACGCGGCCGGCAAGCTGGTGCGCACCGAGCGCCTGGAGCTGGACATCGACGCGGCCGAGCTGACGCCGGTCCCGCAGCTCGCCGGCAAGCAGCGCCCGGCCGTGGTGCTGCTGAACGACGACGACCTGTCGTACGCCAAGGTCCGCCTCGACGAGGTGTCCCTGAAGAACGTCACCGCGCATCTCGGCGACTTCACCGAGTCGCTGCCGCGCGCGCTGTGCTGGGCCTCCGCCTGGGACATGACCCGGGACGGCGAGCTCGCCACCCGCGACTACCTGGACCTGGTGCTCTCCGGCATCACCAAGGAGACCGACATCGGCGTCGTGCAGTCGCTGCAGGGCCAGGTGAAGGTGGCCCTCGACCTGTACGCGGCGCCGGAGTGGCGCGCCGAGGGCCTGGCCCGCTGGGGTACGGCCGCGCAGCAGCAGCTGCGGGCGGCGGCCCCGGGCAGCGACCACCAGCTGGCGTGGGCGCGGGCCTTCGCGGCGACCGCCCGTGAGGACGTCGAGCTCGGCCTGCTCGCGGCGCTGCTCGACGGCGGCGAGACGATCGAGGGCCTGGCGGTGGACGCCGAGCTGCGCTGGGCGTTCGTGCAGCGGCTCGCGGCGGCCGGCCGCTTCGAGGAGGCCGAGATCGCGGCCGAGCTGGAGCGCGACAAGACGGCCGCGGGCGAGCGCCACGCCGCCACGGCCCGCGCGGCCCGCCCGACGGAGGCCGCCAAGGCCGAGGCCTGGGCCTCGGTCGTGGAGTCCGACACGCTGGCGAACGCGGTGCAGGAGGCGGTGATCGGCGGCTTCGTCCAGGCCGACCAGCGCGAGCTGCTCGCCCCGTACACGGAGAAGTACTTCTCGTCGATCAAGCACGTCTCCGAGACCCGCAGCCACGAGATGGTTCAGCAGATCGTGGTCGGCCTCTACCCGACGCTCCAGGTGTCGCAGGCGACCCTGGACGCCACGGACGCCTGGATCGCGGCGAACGACCCGGCCCCGGCGCTGCGCCGGCTTGTGACCGAGTGCCGTGCGGGCGTCGAGCGCGCCCTGAAGGCGCAGGCGGCGGACGCGGCGGCGGCCTGA
- a CDS encoding MarR family winged helix-turn-helix transcriptional regulator produces MENHDAVDAITDQWAAVRPDLETLPMAVFGRIYRLAGAMRGKVDQAYKPYGGMGLGEFDVLATLRRSGEPYTLSPRELTATLMITTGGMTGRLDKLERAGFITRSPDPNDRRGLRVTLTDEGRELVDQAVGAGLAQQRAALEAALSTEEAEQLAGLLRKLLATTA; encoded by the coding sequence ATGGAGAATCACGACGCCGTCGACGCCATCACCGACCAGTGGGCGGCCGTCCGCCCGGACCTGGAGACGCTGCCGATGGCCGTCTTCGGCCGGATCTACCGGCTCGCCGGCGCCATGCGCGGAAAGGTGGACCAGGCGTACAAGCCGTACGGGGGCATGGGGCTCGGCGAGTTCGACGTGCTCGCGACGCTGCGCCGCTCCGGTGAGCCGTACACGCTCTCACCGCGCGAGCTGACCGCCACGCTCATGATCACGACGGGTGGGATGACCGGCCGCCTCGACAAGCTGGAGCGGGCCGGGTTCATCACCCGCAGCCCCGACCCGAACGACCGGCGCGGGCTGCGGGTCACCCTCACCGACGAGGGCCGGGAGCTCGTCGACCAGGCCGTCGGCGCGGGCCTCGCCCAGCAGCGGGCCGCCCTGGAGGCCGCGCTCAGCACCGAGGAGGCGGAGCAACTGGCCGGGCTGCTGCGGAAGCTGCTCGCCACCACCGCGTGA
- a CDS encoding FG-GAP-like repeat-containing protein — MRILHRAVTVLALLAAAVLPTAAQAAADTVDPGTAPSVRTLSYNVCGGYTCQSALDLPTWTAKVKDQTLAWDTDALFLQELCFGQWAALRDALPGYTGVWTSTVNDVSGCGKWSTDKRFGLGVFVKAPAVDRYAANLTVPAGEEGRAVLCARGPIDGRTTLLCNTHLAQYIQPDNGSSQVMAKVDTWAAGLPVILGGDLNAGPDYPALDPIRAGLPGTGPFAEADENDQEWFTQACRDAGATECRSGEPTTYTGKKFDHVFLSARDFHTVRADALEPEPAPAAPLSDHLLLRAAAYPEPRPGSGTDGDLTGDARPDFVAVKDDGNLRLYSGTGGGTLAGMRQIGTGGWAGAAVSHRGDWTGDGREDLLARIGDTLWVYPNAGSGELGTRVAMGGRPTGWSDATPLAAGDVDGDGLPDVLARSATGLWLHRGGAAVDGKPTFAAKAALNIGGPEWAGHDVILPGDVTGDGRADVWGRDRATGAIKQYASQGATALAAPVALTGGPWTVADRRLAVSAGDVTGDGLPDLWTTRTAGTAENLEFLPGTATGLGTPTTIGTGGWQWLTNLG; from the coding sequence ATGAGAATCCTCCACAGAGCCGTCACCGTGCTCGCGCTGCTGGCCGCCGCGGTCCTGCCGACCGCGGCGCAGGCCGCCGCCGACACGGTGGACCCCGGCACCGCGCCGTCGGTGCGCACCCTCTCGTACAACGTCTGCGGCGGCTACACCTGCCAGAGCGCGCTCGACCTGCCCACCTGGACCGCCAAGGTCAAGGACCAGACGCTCGCCTGGGACACCGACGCGCTGTTCCTCCAGGAGCTGTGCTTCGGCCAGTGGGCCGCGCTGCGCGACGCCCTGCCCGGCTACACCGGCGTGTGGACCTCGACCGTCAACGACGTCTCCGGCTGCGGCAAGTGGTCCACCGACAAGCGCTTCGGCCTCGGCGTCTTCGTCAAGGCGCCGGCCGTCGACCGCTACGCCGCCAACCTCACCGTCCCGGCGGGCGAGGAGGGCCGGGCGGTGCTGTGCGCCCGCGGACCGATCGACGGGCGCACCACGCTCCTCTGCAACACCCACCTCGCCCAGTACATCCAGCCCGACAACGGCTCCTCCCAGGTCATGGCCAAGGTCGACACCTGGGCCGCCGGGCTCCCCGTCATCCTCGGCGGCGACCTCAACGCGGGCCCCGACTACCCGGCCCTGGACCCGATACGGGCCGGGCTGCCCGGCACCGGGCCGTTCGCCGAGGCCGACGAGAACGACCAGGAGTGGTTCACCCAGGCCTGCCGCGACGCCGGCGCCACCGAGTGCCGCTCCGGCGAGCCCACCACGTACACCGGCAAGAAGTTCGACCACGTCTTCCTCAGCGCCCGTGACTTCCACACGGTCCGCGCCGACGCCCTCGAACCCGAACCGGCGCCCGCCGCCCCGCTCTCCGACCACCTGCTCCTGCGCGCCGCCGCCTACCCCGAGCCCCGGCCCGGCAGCGGCACCGACGGCGACCTCACCGGCGACGCCCGGCCCGACTTCGTCGCCGTGAAGGACGACGGCAATCTGCGCCTCTACTCCGGCACCGGCGGCGGCACCCTCGCCGGCATGCGCCAGATCGGCACCGGCGGCTGGGCCGGCGCCGCCGTCAGCCACCGCGGCGACTGGACCGGAGACGGCCGCGAGGATCTGCTCGCCCGGATCGGCGACACCCTCTGGGTCTACCCGAACGCCGGCAGCGGCGAGCTCGGCACCCGCGTCGCCATGGGCGGCCGCCCCACCGGCTGGAGCGACGCCACCCCGCTCGCCGCCGGCGACGTGGACGGCGACGGCCTCCCCGACGTCCTCGCCCGCAGCGCGACCGGCCTCTGGCTGCACCGCGGCGGCGCCGCCGTCGACGGCAAGCCGACCTTCGCCGCCAAGGCCGCGCTGAACATCGGCGGCCCCGAGTGGGCCGGCCACGACGTGATCCTGCCCGGCGACGTCACCGGCGACGGCAGGGCCGACGTGTGGGGCCGCGACCGGGCCACCGGCGCGATCAAGCAGTACGCGAGCCAGGGAGCGACCGCGCTCGCCGCCCCTGTCGCCCTGACCGGCGGCCCCTGGACCGTCGCCGACCGGCGCCTCGCCGTCTCGGCCGGCGACGTGACCGGCGACGGCCTGCCGGACCTGTGGACCACCCGTACCGCGGGCACCGCCGAGAACCTGGAGTTCCTCCCGGGCACGGCGACCGGCCTCGGCACCCCGACGACGATCGGCACCGGCGGCTGGCAGTGGCTCACGAACCTCGGCTGA
- a CDS encoding EamA family transporter produces the protein MSRKAATVALTALAPISWGSTYFVTTEFLPPDRPLFTGLMRALPAGLLLLALTRKLPQGAWWWKSAVLGALNIGAFFPLLFLAAYRLPGGVAAVVGSVGPLFVVALAALLLGDRPTVRGLLTAIAAAFGVSLVVLKAGAAFDTVGVVAGLLSSLSMSAGTVLTKRWGRPEGVGALALTGWQLASGGLVLLPVALLIEGAPPALTGTNLAGYAYLAFGNTAISYFLWFRGIERLSASSVTLLGPLSPITAAVIGWAALGQALGPVQVLGMVIAFGATLAGQLSPRPRAVKEPAEAPKSFSSSEKNGQEVSMDLEVSAVRR, from the coding sequence ATGTCCCGCAAGGCCGCCACCGTCGCCCTGACCGCCCTGGCCCCGATCTCCTGGGGCTCGACCTACTTCGTCACCACGGAGTTCCTGCCGCCCGACCGGCCGCTCTTCACCGGACTCATGCGGGCGCTGCCCGCCGGACTGCTGCTCCTCGCCCTCACCCGCAAGCTCCCGCAGGGCGCCTGGTGGTGGAAGTCCGCGGTCCTCGGCGCCCTCAACATCGGCGCCTTCTTCCCGCTCCTCTTCCTCGCCGCCTACCGCCTGCCCGGCGGCGTCGCCGCCGTCGTCGGCTCGGTCGGACCGCTGTTCGTCGTGGCCCTCGCCGCCCTGCTCCTCGGTGACCGGCCCACCGTGCGGGGGCTGCTCACCGCCATCGCCGCCGCCTTCGGTGTCAGCCTCGTGGTCCTGAAGGCGGGAGCCGCCTTCGACACCGTCGGCGTGGTCGCCGGACTGCTCTCCTCCCTGTCGATGTCCGCCGGCACCGTCCTCACCAAGCGCTGGGGCCGCCCCGAGGGCGTCGGCGCCCTCGCCCTGACCGGCTGGCAGCTCGCCTCGGGCGGCCTCGTCCTGCTGCCCGTCGCCCTGCTGATCGAGGGCGCCCCGCCGGCCCTCACCGGCACCAACCTGGCCGGCTACGCCTATCTCGCCTTCGGCAACACCGCGATCTCCTACTTCCTCTGGTTCCGCGGCATCGAGCGGCTCAGCGCCTCCTCGGTCACCCTGCTCGGCCCGCTCTCGCCGATCACCGCCGCCGTCATCGGCTGGGCCGCCCTCGGCCAGGCCCTCGGTCCGGTCCAGGTGCTCGGCATGGTCATCGCCTTCGGCGCCACGCTGGCGGGCCAGCTCTCGCCCCGGCCCCGCGCCGTGAAGGAGCCCGCGGAGGCGCCCAAATCGTTCAGCTCTTCTGAAAAGAACGGTCAGGAAGTTTCGATGGACCTGGAGGTTTCTGCGGTGCGACGGTAG
- a CDS encoding DMT family transporter, translated as MSLIAAEKTATGKNATDKNAAENETATERPAPASNHRGAGLGVLLALLATVVWSGSFVATRDMADSIPPVQAVFWRWIIALLAVAPFAARPLWRQRALIRRHLGFVALASLFGVALYNTLVHQAGLTTSAGNMGMIMAASPVIMAGYARLGGERLGARRLLGLLTAVLGVLLLVGKGSPTSDFTPGDLWMFAAALSFATYSALLKRKPAELDGLAFLLTTFVLGALMLAPAYAISLTVQGGFPVTAGTVGPLLYVGVFSSAVAFFAWNRAIALIGAARAGVVYYLQPVCVALLSALLLGERLGLAGAGCMVLILGGVALSSARQRGR; from the coding sequence ATGAGCCTGATCGCCGCCGAGAAAACCGCCACTGGCAAGAACGCCACTGACAAGAACGCCGCTGAGAACGAGACCGCCACCGAGAGGCCGGCCCCCGCGAGCAACCACCGGGGCGCCGGCCTCGGCGTGCTCCTCGCCCTGCTCGCCACCGTCGTCTGGTCCGGCAGCTTCGTCGCCACCCGCGACATGGCCGACTCGATCCCGCCCGTCCAGGCCGTGTTCTGGCGCTGGATCATCGCGCTGCTCGCCGTCGCCCCCTTCGCCGCCCGCCCGCTGTGGCGGCAGCGGGCCCTGATCCGGCGGCACCTCGGCTTCGTCGCGCTCGCCTCGCTCTTCGGCGTCGCCCTCTACAACACCCTGGTCCACCAGGCCGGACTGACCACCTCCGCCGGCAACATGGGCATGATCATGGCCGCCTCGCCGGTGATCATGGCGGGCTACGCGCGGCTCGGCGGCGAACGGCTCGGCGCCCGGCGCCTCCTCGGCCTGCTGACCGCCGTCCTCGGCGTGCTGCTGCTCGTCGGCAAGGGCTCACCGACCTCGGACTTCACCCCCGGCGACCTCTGGATGTTCGCCGCGGCCCTGTCCTTCGCCACGTACAGCGCACTGCTCAAGCGCAAGCCCGCCGAGCTCGACGGACTCGCCTTCCTGCTCACCACCTTCGTGCTCGGCGCACTGATGCTCGCCCCCGCCTACGCGATCTCCCTCACCGTCCAGGGCGGCTTCCCGGTCACCGCCGGCACCGTCGGACCCCTGCTCTACGTCGGCGTGTTCTCCTCCGCCGTCGCCTTCTTCGCCTGGAACCGCGCCATCGCCCTGATCGGCGCCGCCCGCGCCGGCGTCGTCTACTACCTCCAGCCGGTCTGCGTCGCCCTGCTCTCCGCCCTCCTCCTCGGCGAACGGCTCGGGCTCGCCGGCGCCGGGTGCATGGTGCTCATCCTCGGCGGAGTGGCCCTGAGTTCGGCCCGGCAGCGGGGCCGGTAG
- the alc gene encoding allantoicase, whose protein sequence is MSLDANDPIQDQDPHANDAAPYAGGDPYADYRTGDFPFTELVDLADRRLGAGVVAANDEFFAERENLLVRERAVFDPEHFGHKGKIMDGWETRRRRGADADHPFPAPEDHDWAIVRLGAPGVIRGIIVDTAHFRGNYPQKVSIQAAAVEGTPSPEELLEAKWEELVPPTPVRGHAANGFAITAERRYTHLRLCQHPDGGIARLRVHGEVVPDPEWLDVLGTLDLISVLNGGSYEDASDKFYSSPTQIILPGTSRKMDDGWENRRRRVRGTNDWVRFRLAAQGAVRAVEIDTAYLKGNSAGWISLQGRNGGPEDGAEWFEIIPRTRLQPDTLHRFTLAARAVVTHVRLDAFPDGGVARMRLHGSLTEDGAAELRARYARLTD, encoded by the coding sequence ATGAGCCTCGACGCGAACGACCCGATCCAGGACCAGGACCCGCACGCCAACGACGCCGCGCCGTACGCCGGCGGCGACCCGTACGCCGACTACCGCACCGGTGACTTCCCCTTCACCGAGCTCGTCGACCTCGCCGACCGGCGCCTCGGCGCCGGTGTCGTGGCCGCCAACGACGAGTTCTTCGCCGAGCGGGAGAACCTGCTCGTCCGCGAGCGGGCCGTGTTCGACCCCGAGCACTTCGGCCACAAGGGCAAGATCATGGACGGCTGGGAGACCCGGCGCCGCCGCGGCGCCGACGCCGACCACCCGTTCCCGGCGCCCGAGGACCACGACTGGGCGATCGTCCGCCTCGGCGCCCCCGGCGTCATCCGCGGCATCATCGTCGACACCGCCCACTTCCGCGGCAACTACCCGCAGAAGGTGAGCATCCAGGCCGCCGCCGTCGAGGGAACCCCCAGCCCGGAGGAGCTTCTGGAGGCCAAGTGGGAGGAGCTCGTGCCGCCCACCCCGGTGCGCGGCCACGCCGCCAACGGCTTCGCGATCACCGCCGAGCGCCGCTACACCCACCTGCGCCTGTGCCAGCACCCCGACGGCGGCATCGCCCGCCTCCGCGTGCACGGCGAGGTGGTCCCGGACCCCGAGTGGCTGGACGTCCTCGGCACCCTCGACCTGATCTCGGTGCTCAACGGCGGCTCCTACGAGGACGCCTCCGACAAGTTCTACTCCTCGCCCACCCAGATCATCCTGCCCGGCACCTCGCGCAAGATGGACGACGGCTGGGAGAACCGCCGCCGCCGGGTCCGCGGCACCAACGACTGGGTGCGCTTCCGGCTCGCCGCCCAGGGCGCCGTCCGCGCCGTCGAGATCGACACCGCCTACCTCAAGGGCAACTCGGCGGGCTGGATCTCCCTCCAGGGCCGCAACGGCGGTCCCGAAGACGGCGCAGAGTGGTTCGAGATCATCCCGCGCACCCGCCTCCAGCCCGACACCCTGCACCGCTTCACGCTCGCCGCCCGGGCCGTGGTCACCCATGTGCGCCTGGACGCCTTCCCGGACGGCGGCGTCGCCCGGATGCGTCTGCACGGCAGCCTCACCGAGGACGGCGCCGCCGAACTGCGCGCGCGGTACGCCCGCCTGACCGACTGA
- a CDS encoding LysR family transcriptional regulator produces MTEWDIKKLQILRTLRDRGTVTATAEALLMTPSAVSQQLTNLSKQLGVRLLEAQGRRVRLTDAAHLVLRHAEAVFAQLERAEADLDAYLSGEAGRIRVAAFSTAVSALVVPAVQALRPAHPGLDVRVREAEAAEAYELLTAGQVDLALSLAAHAPTARDPKFSRVPLLADPLDVALPAGHPLADAAGLRLADLSAEPWIFGGSGPWSEITTAACEAAGFVPEQAHSAAGWTAILALVEAGMGVALVPRMAAAERRTGAGVVMRVLSADQPRRHVVAAVRRGSEERPAVARVLAALRQAAVQRETAQTVQ; encoded by the coding sequence ATGACCGAGTGGGACATCAAGAAGCTCCAGATCCTCCGCACCCTGCGCGACCGCGGCACCGTCACCGCCACCGCGGAGGCCCTCCTGATGACCCCCTCCGCCGTCTCCCAGCAGCTCACCAACCTCTCCAAGCAGCTCGGCGTACGGCTCCTGGAGGCCCAGGGCCGGCGGGTCCGGCTCACCGACGCCGCCCATCTGGTGCTGCGGCACGCCGAGGCCGTCTTCGCCCAGCTGGAGCGGGCCGAGGCCGATCTCGACGCCTATCTCAGCGGCGAGGCCGGCCGGATCCGGGTCGCCGCCTTCTCCACCGCCGTCTCCGCCCTCGTCGTCCCCGCCGTACAGGCGCTGCGCCCCGCCCACCCCGGGCTCGACGTCCGGGTCCGCGAGGCCGAGGCGGCGGAGGCGTACGAACTGCTCACCGCCGGCCAGGTCGACCTGGCGCTCTCCCTCGCCGCCCACGCGCCCACCGCCCGCGACCCCAAGTTCAGCCGGGTGCCACTGCTCGCCGACCCGCTCGACGTCGCCCTGCCCGCCGGGCACCCGCTCGCCGACGCGGCCGGACTGCGGCTCGCCGACCTGTCCGCCGAGCCGTGGATCTTCGGCGGCTCCGGGCCCTGGTCCGAGATCACCACCGCCGCCTGTGAGGCCGCCGGCTTCGTGCCCGAACAGGCGCACAGCGCGGCCGGCTGGACCGCGATCCTCGCCCTGGTCGAGGCCGGGATGGGCGTCGCCCTGGTGCCCCGGATGGCCGCCGCCGAACGCCGTACCGGCGCCGGGGTCGTCATGCGGGTGCTCTCCGCCGACCAGCCGCGCCGCCATGTCGTCGCGGCCGTCCGGCGCGGCTCGGAGGAACGCCCCGCCGTCGCCCGGGTCCTCGCGGCCCTGCGCCAGGCCGCCGTCCAGCGCGAGACCGCCCAGACCGTTCAGTAG
- a CDS encoding aspartate-semialdehyde dehydrogenase — translation MKVGIVGATGQVGTVMRKILAERKFPVDELRLFASARSAGKVVDGVTVEDAATADYTGLDIVLFSAGGATSKALAEKVASQGAVVIDNSSAWRRDPEVPLVVSEVNPHAVKDRPKGIIANPNCTTMAAMPVLKPLHQEAGLTALIATTYQAVSGSGVAGVAELRTQACAVAEQADQLAFDGEAVAFPEPNVYRRPIAFNVVPLAGNLVDDGTHETDEEQKLRNESRKILEIPELKVSGTCVRVPVFSGHSLQVNARFERPISVERAYELLKDAEGVELSEIPTPLQAAGKDASYVGRIRVDETVENGLALFLSNDNLRKGAALNAVQIAELVAKELQG, via the coding sequence GTGAAGGTCGGAATCGTCGGAGCCACCGGTCAGGTCGGCACAGTCATGCGCAAGATTCTGGCCGAGCGGAAGTTCCCGGTCGACGAGCTGCGTCTCTTCGCCTCCGCCCGCTCCGCCGGCAAGGTCGTCGACGGCGTGACCGTCGAGGACGCCGCCACCGCCGACTACACCGGCCTGGACATCGTGCTCTTCTCGGCCGGCGGCGCCACCTCCAAGGCCCTCGCCGAGAAGGTCGCCTCCCAGGGCGCCGTGGTGATCGACAACTCCTCCGCCTGGCGCCGCGACCCCGAGGTCCCCCTGGTGGTCTCCGAGGTCAACCCGCACGCGGTCAAGGACCGCCCCAAGGGCATCATCGCCAACCCGAACTGCACCACCATGGCCGCGATGCCGGTGCTCAAGCCGCTCCACCAGGAGGCCGGCCTCACCGCGCTGATCGCCACCACCTACCAGGCCGTCTCCGGCTCGGGCGTGGCCGGCGTCGCCGAGCTGCGCACCCAGGCGTGCGCCGTGGCCGAGCAGGCCGACCAGCTGGCCTTCGACGGCGAGGCCGTCGCCTTCCCCGAGCCGAACGTCTACCGGCGCCCCATCGCCTTCAACGTCGTCCCGCTCGCCGGCAACCTCGTCGACGACGGCACCCACGAGACCGACGAGGAGCAGAAGCTCCGCAACGAGTCCCGCAAGATCCTGGAGATCCCCGAGCTCAAGGTCTCCGGCACCTGTGTCCGCGTCCCGGTCTTCTCCGGCCACTCGCTCCAGGTCAACGCCCGCTTCGAGCGTCCGATCAGCGTCGAGCGGGCCTACGAGCTGCTGAAGGACGCCGAGGGCGTCGAGCTCTCCGAGATCCCGACCCCGCTCCAGGCCGCCGGCAAGGACGCCTCGTACGTGGGCCGCATCCGGGTCGACGAGACCGTCGAGAACGGCCTCGCGCTCTTCCTCTCCAACGACAACCTGCGCAAGGGCGCGGCGCTGAACGCCGTGCAGATCGCGGAGCTCGTCGCGAAGGAACTGCAGGGCTGA